Below is a genomic region from Oreochromis niloticus isolate F11D_XX linkage group LG13, O_niloticus_UMD_NMBU, whole genome shotgun sequence.
GGgatgaaaaaatgcatttaaatgctAACGTTAAACTGGCACTTCAGGTTTTGCAGGCACTTTATCGAAAAGCAGAACTGAGTTTATGATGGGTATTGGAaaattattaatataataactttgATAAATGTAACACACTTCTAAAACTTCTGTCCAGAATCTCCAATCTGtttgtaaaacattaaaaactgggGTGTTCACAAGATACCCATGAATGCTACAGCAAGGGCTTCTTCAGGTTCACTGTGGTGTTATTAAGACCTCATTGAACATCATGTAACACTCCTACATGAGAACACAACCCCAAATTATTATGGTGGAACACCGCTGAGGAAAATGTAGTCAAGGATCTTCCCCAGCGTAACAACATGTAGCAGAAAATGTATGGATGCTTGAAAGCACCACCTCCCTCACTAACTACATGTTAAGCCCTTCAGCAAAGAAAGGTGCACATTAATCTTCAGTGGTGATTCACCACTGAAGATTAATGTGCACATGAGAGCCGCATCTTTGCTGAAGCTTGGAGAGGAAATGCGCCTCCAAGGCAGCTCCTTTATGAGGTGATCAAGGAGCCAGGTGGGGCCTTGAGTTTCACAGGACTGTGGCTATATGATGATCGTACAGCAAAGAAGATTAACACAGGTGAAcgaaaataatttattttgaatCTTCACTGTAATAAAAGGATGCTGGACCATGAAATTTTGAGGAAAATTAtgtaaatatgtgattaatgTCAACACTCCCCTCTGGCCTGAATTTGCAAGACTGGGTCCAGTGCTGTACTCATGAGtataaagacagaaagagggagTGAAAACTGTACTTTTTCATATTTGTCCTAACCATGAGTCACCATGCTAGCCTGCCACAATGGATTCACTTTTTAAAGAAGAActatttctttagttttttttcccaaaaacTGACCCCTGTGTAAGAAGATGTACATGGTAGGTATATACACTACAGGTACACCTCATAAAACATGAGAACAGATTATACATTTTCtggacataaatgtgtttttttctttgaatactCTGTAAAATAGGCTCTCCATAATTCAgctgttttatttaaacagtgttAACATAAATCCGTACAAGCATACATGACCAGTTATCCTATAATCCACAGTATCTTGCAAAAAGATACTGCAAGATCACTTCAGTTCATTTAAATGTCCTGCATTTTCCATGTGAAGAGCAAAATAACAGTCAAATTTCATAAGTTGACAAAtgtccaaaagttgaatctgttcatctggacgtagcgttttgtgggagaaacgtttcgtcactcatccaagtgacttcttcagtctcagctgactgcaggtttccccaaaccttataaacagtacatttgcataatgactgaaaccagcccactgaaggaacaatgggctgtgaggtcagttccttaatcataattatgcaaattctcatgaccattgatcaacaaccactgaccaaaacccactgatcaaagaacactgatcaatggccataagtatcattcacagagagttggggaatggctgcaatcacagcattgtaagatggcgaaagatgtacccttaggccccctcctcgattcagagatggtctttcccttttcacgtaaatggcctccttgactccgcgctcaaaccagcgttcttccctgtccaggatgtgtacatcctcatcgttgaaagagtgtccactggcctgtaggtgtaaatagactgcagagtcctggcccgatgaggttgctcttctgtgttgtgccatccgcttcgccagaggttgtttagTTTCCaaagcgtacactatgttactctgtttgtgtcgggggacccgatccttggggtggaccaatttttggcgcagcgtgttttggggtttaaaagccacagagactcagtgtttagaaaaaatgcgtctcaactgttccgatactcctgacacatatgggatcactacaggttttcgcttgggcagcggttgtccttctctcctggatcggctggagctttctttaggtgcctttccagctttgacaaaagtccagctgggataaccacatttactcagagccttctttataagattggggaaacctgcagtcagctgagactgaagaagtcacttggatgagtgacaaaacgtttctcccacaaaacgctacgtccagatgaacagaatcaacttttggagatttactttcctggatgattgagaatgcatcaagaagttGACAAATGGtcaaaaaatacagaaaagctCAACTTTCCTTGTGAATTTGTCTGTGTATCTGTATATGGGATTTTTATCTTTTAGGTAAAATAGCTTGTTTACGTGATTTACCTAACATTTCCTCATAGTTTGTTGCTGTTTATACAGTTTGAAATGCTTTTACAATCAGGCATTAATTCATCttattaaaagaaattaaatatttcacAAGAGAGCTTTGGCACTGAGAGGCTTTTTTCATTTAAGTCATAGTCACAGTTATAGATTACTTTAGTGGACAGGAGATAGAGAGGTAGCAAGCAACACTGCCCTCTGCTGTAATAAAAGCTGGCAGATAGAACCGAAAACAAATTGTTCACATCTGATGTATACAACATGGCCATGGAGGCTGCATATTGATTACAGTGGCTCTGTGGGAAATTATTAAAGAGAAATATTTTGAGTACTTAGGAGCTTTAAATGCAGCAATTGTGTTATACTCACAGTTTCTGCAGTCCAGCCTGAAAGTAGTCATCAAGCATTAAAGTTTAATAGTCATTAGTattacatgttaaaaaaaaaaatctcatagTATCGTATTAACCCAATAAGGTGCTTTGTTTACAGGCTGCAGGTTTGTTATTTCAGAGTTTGAGAAAGTAGAAAAGAAGGCAGAGCCTTCATCTATCAAACTCCACTCGTGTGGAAACCGCTCCCAGTTTTGATCAGGGAACAGACCATCTGCACTTTTAAGATAACGCTTCACTTTCCTTCTTGATAAAAGCAGGATCAGGAGACCTTAAACCATTATCCTTCAGTTATGTTGCTGTACGATTTCCCATGAAGCAGAGCGTTTCATTTCATGCTTTCCATTAATTTAAATGCCACTACTACTTGTCTTCTATAGGTAATGAACCAGACTAAACTGAATTGgtaccatataaataaaactgacttaaGTATCACTTAAACTAAACTGTGaaaatttaaattcagttttgatTTAGTTTAAATATACAGAATTCAAACTTCAAAGCAGTGTTAGCTGTCAGTGTTAACTGACAGCAAAGACATCACTTCTTATTGCAAACTAAACTGATGAGTGCAGAAGCTTTATTCAGCTTCCCTGAgataaatgttgtgtttttaaaaaaaaataaatagaatacaAGGTAAGGTTTTAAAGAAACAATGTATTTACAGGAAACAAAGTACAATACAATAAACTTTAATACTTATATTTCCTGAATATcaaaaaatttatttaaaactacTAAACAATTTACATTATCTAAAAGTTACAttacaatatatttacactcatttcatttaaaataaaataaaagtccttattttgggttttttggcaTCGTCTTCTCACAGTCAGGTTATTTTTTGTGTTCGATTGTGTCAGTAGTTCTTTGAGTGTTTCACTCAGTGTTGACTTCCATATACAGGTTTTGGGAAAAGTACATGCAGTGGAGCCATTTTCAGGTCGAGCTTATATAAAAACTTCCACTCTTGTCTGAAGTTTGGACAGTGCTAGCGGAAACACTGCCGGCTCAGAGGTtggctgctttaaaaaaaaagaaaaaaagaaaaaaaaaaaatctgaataaaatTCCACAAAGCTTCCATCACAGTCGCCTGATGTTCCTCTTGCTGCGAGTGCTCCCCGGTAGGAGCGGTGATGTCTTAGAGAAGTTGGCTCGGGGCGTCACGGTTCTGCAGGGGGTCGAGCCATGGAAAGACTCCTGACAGCGAGTGCAGAAGGTGAAGAGACAACTAGGGCGAGTGCACGTAGCTTTCTGAACCTCATTCAGATGTGTTGCTGGTGAGCCGCAGCGCTTGCAGGCACGAAGAGACTCGTGCTGCTTCAGAGTGCTGGCAGCCTGGAGAGAAGATTGAAACATGGAGGTTTGTTAAAAACAAGGCTATAAAGAACATTTATGCATTTCCTACAGTGAAAACATCATTTGGAAAACTAATCTTGGCCATCAGGTTGTTTTTCAGTTCTCTGTTGCATCAGAGTGAATCGTTGAAAACGACGCTCACCTGGATGTACTCGTTGAAGCGTGAGCATCGGGAGGTGGGTGTGCTGCCCCTCTGAGAGGCAGCAGCCCGTCTGGTGGTCATGCAGCTGGGGGTGGAcgaggaggatgatgatgaagatggagtCTTTGAGGAAGCCATGGTCTGCATGCAGGACAGCACCATCCTGGAGACGGCCACATCTCTTGTCAAACCAATACCCCTCTGTCTCAGAGAGTTCCTTGACTCCTAAAAATGAATTAATCAAATAGATTAGAACATTTGCAGCTTTAGCAGTATAGTGTTATTCATATTGttgcaagaaaaacaaaataaagaaactaaATATTCTTATAGAAAGAATGACATGAAGTGTGAATGCGTCATCCTTTCTTATAGCTCTAACGACCACCCGTTACATGTTTTCCTTACATATACAACTGTTCTTTTAAATAACTTGTAAGAAGACCTGTATGGTAGGTTGTGGTCTttcttacgatgtaactacttCATAAGAATCACACTGATGGCCTGAAGCACAAAAGCACTGTCTGAATCAGTGTCAGGTTGTGCGAGTTTCCTCACCCTGAGTTCCTGCTCAGCTCGCTGACACCGCCTCAGAGCTGCTGTATCTTCACAGATGATTTTCCTCCAAGTCCTGCTCACTTTCTTACAACTGTGAGgttgaaaaaggaaaagtaaCATGCAATTAATAAGAGCACAAGATTAGCAGTTAAAGTTTCAAAAATTAATTCTGACATCAACTAAATTCAAATTTCCTTACTTCCAAATACATTTATCCAGATAGGACAAAGTGAAGGGTTTGTAGTTTACCTAATGAGGTCCGAGTCTTCCAGAAAGGCCAGGATCTttgtcaggatacatttcatgtTTCTGGCCAGCAGAAACTGAAAGATATCGATGTACTCCAAGCCCATCTGACGTCCAATCACCCGATCCAAAAGAAAATTCTCTGCAACTTTTGTGACAATGCTCCAGTCGTACCTAACACGCACAGAAAGACAACAACATTTTATAGCTGCGCAAGTGTAAACCAATCCAGATGAACACCCAGTCAAATGAGATGTCAAAATCTTACCTCTTATTCTTCTCATAGCTCTTAGCAAGTTCTTCACACACAACCTGCTGGAAGTTCAGTATAGGCAGGGGGCCATCGCTGTGATGGCCGGATGGGGTGGACGACGAGTATACCGCAGTTCTCCTCTGGGGATGAACCACAGGAGTGCAGACTGCCTCCGGCTGAATAGGGGCGCTCCTTACTTGGCATTTTGAAGGAGAATTATGTGGAATTCCTTGATTTGTAGAAGTAGACAGCACTACTGTGGGCTTTCCCAGGAGGTGGTCATCCTCTTCGTTCTCATGGTGATATTCAATCTGACTGTTTTGCAGAGACAGATAACCACTGTCCTCAAACTCCAGAGTCCTGTCATGCACTATGCCAGTGCTGTTTTCCTTGTCGTGGATTGCACTGGTGTTGTTCTTCGGAGAGAACAACACAGTGGTCACCTTTACAGGGGAACACAGAGGTTTGATGGGGATGGGCTCTTTTATTGGGGAAGCTTTGGCCTCCACGGCAGAGGCTCTTGGAGATTCGCACGCGGCAAACTTCATGATGATTCCGTTAGAATGAGACATATGCACTTTGCAGATTTCTAAGTAAAGGAGAGAAATAACAAGATTGTGTTAGGTTTTACGGAGTGCACGGGACTGAACGCAACACAGCTTCCCAAATGCAAGCTAACCAGGCCACATTAAACATCAAATTTAACCTATGAGTGGCTAGACAGGGAATAAAGCTATAATATAAACGTTGTTGTTTAAAGGGGGGCATAAAGGTTGAAAACTTTTCAATATGATAGTTTTCTAAAGTCTTGATTTTGGCGCGATGCAAATTTGGCGGAAATGTAGCGATGACGTGAAGCTACTTGGTTTTCGCCTATTTATGGTGTCTTTGGTCAAACGTATGTTAAATAACATGAACTGGACATTAATGAAAGTATGATGGACGTTAAATAAAATTCTGCAATACTACCAAGCTATATTTGCGTGGTCTCAGATGATAATACGGTAAGTAGTTTGCCACTAAGAAGCTACTTACGACCCACTCCCCATACCGCGAACAGAATATCGGTCCGCTAAAGAGAACTGTTAAAAGTTTAGAAAAGGTGCGTGACTCCTCTTACCTTACTGTTGCGATGTCGTTATCCACAGAAGAGTCCTTTCAGCAGGTGAAGTATCTTTTCGACTGTCGCCCGCTCTTCCCAGATTAAATACTCCTCAACTGAAAATCCGCCAGTTGTAGCCTCCCTTTTGAAATCGGTGCGCAAATGGCGCAAACCAATCACAGTGCAGGGGGAGGTTGTCTCTTTAAAACGTCAACAAATGAAAGCTGGCTTCAGTTTCGGTGACGTCACCACGCAGTGAACGTGTTGCAAAACTGtcgtgaaaaaaaacatggccTTTCTGAGCGCCATTCAGCGTTTGAAGCTGATGTAAACAGATATTTCTCACGCACTTAAACGTAAGAAGTTTCTAAACGTTAGCCGATCTGAAAATCGTGGTATGCAAGTGGCATCCTGCGGAACGTAGCATATTTTGCAGaccacaaatatgcaaaaaacaaaataatatttcTAAATCCTATATTTTGATGATGGCACTTCATTCTACATCATGGTACACGCGAAATAAGCCTTTTAAAGTCTTTTAAAGAGTTGGTATGTTCGGAATCTTTAATGCAGCTTGAAATTAGAGTTACTATTGAATAATTCTGTGTTGCttaacactggaaaaaaaataaaattatgcaTGCACTAATTATGAGATTTTGGGTGAAAATCGATACTACTGTTTAAATAGAATTTATTAAAGAATTTATagaatttattattaaaaatctTTATCACACAACCTTTAACCAATTAGGCATACGATAAACATCAGCCATACTGAATTTACCAGTAAATACTGGTAAATTCAATTACTAATTAATTATTTGCAGGGTTTCTGAAAAGTTTGAAAGGTCCACGGATGTTTAATCAGTGTACTTGATTAATCTTTGTGACTGAAACAAACACTCCCGTTTCAGGATGCTTCAAACATTCAAATGGAAACAACAATTATCATCACTGAGTTTTATTGAGCCTATTCTTACAtggaaaacatgaataaaagacTCTTTCCCCAATTCTGCCAGGACTCCCATTGCTTGACAAACAAAAGCTCTACAATGCAGATAATGTACAGGGTGGTTAAGTTCACACCCTGCCTGGAATGTGTTAAGTAGCTCTTTCGATGAAACCAGTGGGGGAAGCTGGGGGGTGTAATATAGGTTTATTTCCAGACAGTATCTCAGCTTTTTCCTCTAAcacttttctgttatttaactCATAAAAAATATCATCAGGATCTCTGtataatttaatatttacagGACAGTGAAATGGGAATTGTTGATCAACTGGGAGAAAACATGAGAGAGGGTCACTGAAGATGTATGCGAGGGCTCATTTTGCATGCTGGAGTCCACTCTGATGAGTTTATTGATCCTGTTGTCAAACTCTAATTTAAACGTCTAGTCGTTCTGGTTGAAAGCTGTCCCAGATACATTTCAAAGTCAATAAAAATGCTCAGATGACCGAATCGTTTTTGTAAAAGCCACAAAGGCCATTGTTTGCTATTTAGCTTACAGTTTCTGCAAGCTAAATGTGTATATGTAATCATGTTATTTAACAGTCTGTTGTATAcgactttaaactttaaaagcaGTATTTTCAGAGTTAGATTCTTAATATTTTCCATAAAATTTCACATAGTGGGGAAACTGCGTGCTATTTTTCCTGGTGTTTATTTCGAGCACTGAGCAATCTACTGTGGGCCAGAGCAAGCAGTAAAGTATGCAAAGCATGTACCAAGCAAcatggtgtgtttgtgttgatgtGTTGATGCTGATATTAGAGAATTTTGTTCATGCATGTGCGCAGATGAATTATTGTTTGTATGCACATACATTCCTAGATTGAAGACAGAACACAGTGAAATACCTGCACCCCAGACCACATATGGCCCCTGCTCATCCTCTTGATTGCCAGTTACTTATATGGGTTTCAGCATTATGTTCAAGTGGCATGTTAATTTGTCCTAATGATTCACACCATGCCCGATCAGTGGGGGGTCTACAATTCACATGCAATATCATTGACTCCAAATGCCATGAGAGGCCACTCgaaaccccccacccccacagttaattaaaaacaaagtagCCTTGTTAATTAGTAGCAGCAAGATTATGCAAGACTGATTATATATGAAGAGGATATGTTTATCTTGGGGGTCAGGGATTTATTAACATTACACACTTGCACATCCAATAGGCTAAATTCATTCAAATGTAtttctaaaatataatttatagcAGTATATCTGATATTTATCTTTTCCTTGTCAGTTCAAGTAGCATTTACAGTGTGGATTTTGTTGACAAGTTCATCAAGGATGGGAAACTTAGTGAATTTAGTATTCATTTATATCATTAGCTCAAAGAAGAAGATGTGCTCATATCTAAGGGTAGTTTCAATAAGTTTGGTCAAAGATACAAAACACAGTATAACAGAGGATCAATCCATCTTAAATAATTCCTTTTTGGAAGTCTAAGGAAACTGGAAAGAAacaaactggacttctttaagttacatgaagacgtttcacctctcatctgagaggcttcttcagttgtGACAGTTTCTGAAGGGTGAATAGTTATATCCTTCAGAAATGGGTAATAATCACGTAGAATGACATGAATTCTAGTCACAAATGTGAAGAGAATGCCATTTTTATTCAACTTATATTATAAGTtataacataaaaaacaaaaacattagtatGTAGTCTAATTTGAATGAGACTATCACTTCCAAGTTAACAAATTGGTAGTCAAAAATCAGAATTAAATATGAAATTACAGTCAAACTGAAGTTAGAAGCATAATGAAATCagaagatgttaaaaaaaaagtcaaattacTGCAGTAAACATGCAAGCTTATGGCTAAATAGTTGAGTAGACCTACTGTGACTGTCCATGGGAATAGCGttattatgttgttgttgttgttgtttaccaCAATTTCAGATCATGTGTGGTAACCCATTCTTTAGTTTCTCATTGTGGCCAGGTCCAGTACACAGTACCATCCAGAAGGTGGCAGCACTGAACTGTAAAGCTGTTTCCCAATCGcaagaaatatgaaaaaaagaagaaaatattcaaTATGTCTGCGCCCTTTAGCAAGGTGGTAACGAAGCAAGCTGTTTGTAAATGATGTTAATAGGACGTTTCTAGACAATGTTTAAAGAATTTATGACTGGAGACTGATCCGATATAGCCACCGCTAACGGGAAAAATGGATTAAAGCATTCGGCATCTTGAAATTTGATTT
It encodes:
- the fbxo5 gene encoding F-box only protein 5, which translates into the protein MSHSNGIIMKFAACESPRASAVEAKASPIKEPIPIKPLCSPVKVTTVLFSPKNNTSAIHDKENSTGIVHDRTLEFEDSGYLSLQNSQIEYHHENEEDDHLLGKPTVVLSTSTNQGIPHNSPSKCQVRSAPIQPEAVCTPVVHPQRRTAVYSSSTPSGHHSDGPLPILNFQQVVCEELAKSYEKNKRYDWSIVTKVAENFLLDRVIGRQMGLEYIDIFQFLLARNMKCILTKILAFLEDSDLISCKKVSRTWRKIICEDTAALRRCQRAEQELRESRNSLRQRGIGLTRDVAVSRMVLSCMQTMASSKTPSSSSSSSSTPSCMTTRRAAASQRGSTPTSRCSRFNEYIQAASTLKQHESLRACKRCGSPATHLNEVQKATCTRPSCLFTFCTRCQESFHGSTPCRTVTPRANFSKTSPLLPGSTRSKRNIRRL